From a single Aspergillus puulaauensis MK2 DNA, chromosome 2, nearly complete sequence genomic region:
- a CDS encoding sphinganine-1-phosphate aldolase DPL1 (COG:E;~EggNog:ENOG410PIG6;~InterPro:IPR015424,IPR002129,IPR015421,IPR015422;~PFAM:PF00282;~TransMembrane:2 (o23-43i55-74o);~go_function: GO:0003824 - catalytic activity [Evidence IEA];~go_function: GO:0016831 - carboxy-lyase activity [Evidence IEA];~go_function: GO:0030170 - pyridoxal phosphate binding [Evidence IEA];~go_process: GO:0019752 - carboxylic acid metabolic process [Evidence IEA]) encodes MATSVLPVALQNKLLGYGKAPSAQLAILNLDLIRNIVFILFLFRYVRKTFYSLRGYGFVGSIRNILLAIRLYFYSIFLRFPGVRGQVDKQVSTAIEGLESKLVPNDPGITRYLTLPKEGWTPEQIRAELEKLGNMEHTRWEDGRVSGAVYHGGKDLIKIQAEAFEQFGVTNPIHPDVFPGVRKMEAEVVAMVLAMFNGPSDGAGVTTSGGTESILMACLGARNKARAERGVTEPEMIIPDTAHAAFIKACNYFGMKLHRVPCPAPEFKVDVTAVRRLINSNTVLLVGSAPNFPHGIVDDIPALSRLATHYKIPLHVDCCLGSFIIAHLKKAGFPSPYEEEGGFDFRQPGVTSISVDTHKYGFAPKGNSVLLYRSKAYRSHQYFIYPDWSGGVYASPSVAGSRPGALIAGCWASLMNVGESGYIKSCLDIVNAAKKFESAINEDARLSSHLQIVGQPMVSVIAFESKNVAIDIYDIADDLSSKGWHLNALQSPPAMHVAFTIPTAAAVDTLITDVIAVVEKELEKAEERKRQGKSYAIKRGDTAALYGVAGSMPDKSIVSRLAEGFLDTLYKA; translated from the exons atggcGACGTCTGTGCTGCCAGTTGCCTTGCAGAATAAGCTGCTTGGCTATGGCAAGGCTCCCAGCGCCCAGCTGGCTATCCTGAACCTGGACCT AATTCGAAATATCGTTTTTATCCTATTTCTGTTTCGCTACGTTCGAAAGACGTTCTATTCTCTACGAGGCTACGGCTTCGTGGGCAGCATCCGCAATATCCTACTCGCGATCCGTTTATATTTCTACTCTATCTTTCTACGATTCCCTGGAGTTCGGGGACAAGTCGACAAACAGGTTTCGACTGCAATTGAAGGCCTAGAATCGAAGCTTGTACCGAACGATCCTGGCATTACACGATATCTCACTTTGCCGAAGGAAGGATGGACGCCTGAGCAGATTCGCGCTGAGCTCGAAAAACTTGGTAATATGGAGCACACACGATGGGAAGATGGTCGTGTCAGTGGTGCTGTGTACCATGGTGGGAAGGACCTGATCAAAATCCAGGCCGAGGCCTTCGAGCAATTCGGTGTCACCAATCCCATCCATCCGGATGTTTTCCCAGGCGTTCGAAAAATGGAGGCCGAAGTTGTTGCAATG GTCCTCGCGATGTTTAACGGTCCTTCCGATGGCGCCGGAGTAACGACTAGTGGCGGCACTGAATCGATTCTCATGGCTTGCTTGGGTGCACGTAACAAAGCGCGCGCTGAACGAGGCGTGACAGAACCTGAAAT GATTATCCCCGACACTGCTCATGCTGCATTCATCAAGGCCTGCAACTACTTTGGTATGAAGCTGCACCGTGTTCCATGCCCCGCCCCAGAGTTCAAGGTCGATGTCACTGCGGTGCGACGACTGATCAATTCCAACACTGTTTTGCTGGTTGGTTCCGCGCCGAACTTCCCCCATGGTATCGTTGACGACATTCCCGCGCTATCTCGGCTTGCCACCCATTATAAGATTCCTCTCCACGTCGACTGCTGCCTGGGTTCATTCATTATTGCACATCTCAAGAAGGCTGGTTTCCCATCGCCTtacgaagaggaggggggttTTGATTTCCGCCAACCAGGTGTTACTAGCATTAGTGTCGACACGCACAAGTACGGGTTCGCGCCGAAGGGCAACTCGGTGTTATTGTACCGGAGTAAGGCGTACCGCAGCCACCAATATTTTATCTACCCTGACTGGTCCGGTGGTGTCTATGCGTCTCCTTCGGTTGCTGGGTCACGGCCAGGTGCGTTGATCGCAGGCTGCTGGGCCAGTCTCATGAACGTGGGTGAGTCCGGCTATATCAAAAGCTGTCTTGACATTGTCAATgcggcgaagaagtttgAATCAGCCATCAACGAGGATGCACGCCTTTCTAGCCATCTCCAGATCGTTGGACAGCCCATGGTCAGCGTTATAGCATTTGAGAGCAAGAATGTTGCCATTGACATTTACGACATTGCTGATGACCTTTCCTCTAAGGGCTGGCACCTTAATGCCCTACAATCGCCTCCCGCCATGCATGTTGCTTTCACAATCCCCACAGCTGCTGCCGTTGATACGCTCATTACAGACGTGATTGcggttgttgagaaagaACTGGAGAAGGCTGAAGAGCGAAAGCGCCAAGGCAAATCATATGCTATCAAACGCGGCGACACTGCTGCCCTTTATGGCGTGGCTGGGAGCATGCCCGATAAGAGCATCGTCAGCCGCCTCGCAGAAGGATTCCTTGACACCCTGTACAAAGCCTAG
- the MRPL33 gene encoding mitochondrial 54S ribosomal protein uL30m (COG:J;~EggNog:ENOG410PST3;~InterPro:IPR036919,IPR016082,IPR005996;~PFAM:PF00327;~go_component: GO:0015934 - large ribosomal subunit [Evidence IEA];~go_function: GO:0003735 - structural constituent of ribosome [Evidence IEA];~go_process: GO:0006412 - translation [Evidence IEA]) gives MSYFRVTLVRSAIGLPRRTTDVLKALGLKKRMATVFHPVSQSTVGQIMKVKELVEVQEVEKRMTKQEMHLERKPDPGYYVERTSAMEWAQKRGE, from the coding sequence ATGAGCTACTTCCGCGTCACCCTCGTTCGCTCCGCAATCGGTCTTCCCCGACGAACAACAGACGTGCTTAAGGCTCTCGGACTCAAGAAGCGCATGGCCACTGTTTTCCACCCCGTCTCCCAATCAACAGTTGGACAGATCATGAAAGTGAAGGAACTCGTCGAAGTTCAGGAAGTCGAAAAGCGAATGACGAAACAAGAGATGCATCTGGAGCGGAAGCCCGACCCCGGATACTATGTTGAGAGAACGTCGGCGATGGAATGGGCTCAGAAGAGGGGGGAGTAG